In Thiobacter sp. AK1, a genomic segment contains:
- a CDS encoding gp436 family protein: MPYATLAELKLRYGADRMSDLTDRDGDGIGDDPQIAQALADASDEIDGYLAARYQLPLPTVPSLLVRIACDIAVYRLLSLRRMGDIEDARRRYEDARRLLESLAKGTVALGLPASLPDAAQPQPSLAAAAVGAARTFSRSGTEGY, translated from the coding sequence GTGCCCTATGCCACGCTCGCCGAGCTCAAGCTGCGCTACGGGGCAGATCGCATGAGCGACCTGACCGACCGCGATGGCGACGGCATCGGCGACGACCCGCAGATCGCGCAGGCGCTGGCCGATGCCAGCGACGAGATCGACGGGTATCTGGCTGCGCGCTATCAGCTCCCTCTGCCGACCGTGCCGAGTCTGCTTGTGCGCATCGCCTGCGACATCGCTGTCTACCGGCTGCTCTCGCTGCGCCGCATGGGTGACATCGAGGATGCGCGCCGGCGCTACGAGGATGCCAGGCGATTGCTGGAAAGCCTGGCGAAGGGCACCGTGGCGCTGGGGCTGCCAGCAAGCCTGCCCGATGCCGCGCAGCCGCAGCCGAGTCTGGCGGCAGCCGCCGTCGGTGCGGCGCGGACGTTCTCGCGTTCCGGCACGGAGGGCTACTGA